In Pedobacter sp. W3I1, one DNA window encodes the following:
- a CDS encoding OBAP family protein, whose protein sequence is MKNTFLSFMILSLFLIVSCGGNNSDSNVHSPGDEKTGKDKALNTGADLLQDKIPLNKFNAYLDGFHFYNGNINAQMEAHHYVDQLNEDLYQAIIFDGNGKDAKIMGVEYIITAKLFNTLSDEEKLLWHSHHHEVKSGTLIAPGIPDVAEHELMEKLVSTYGKTIHTWHTDQERTLPVGSPMIMMGFTKDGQLNPKLLAARDKRFNVSTSEIRKKRANIPIPKIDPLANAWEKGKVRQFTISNKTDSAVHKHQEMPKTH, encoded by the coding sequence ATGAAAAATACATTTCTATCTTTCATGATCTTAAGCCTGTTTTTGATCGTATCGTGTGGAGGTAATAACTCAGATTCAAATGTCCATAGTCCTGGCGATGAAAAGACTGGAAAAGATAAAGCCTTAAATACCGGAGCAGATCTTTTGCAGGATAAAATTCCCTTAAACAAGTTTAACGCATACCTTGACGGTTTTCATTTTTACAACGGAAATATCAACGCTCAGATGGAGGCCCATCATTATGTGGATCAACTTAACGAAGATTTATATCAGGCAATAATTTTTGACGGAAACGGGAAAGATGCCAAGATCATGGGAGTGGAATATATTATCACTGCGAAATTGTTCAATACCTTATCGGACGAAGAAAAGCTATTATGGCATTCGCACCACCACGAAGTTAAATCGGGCACACTGATAGCACCTGGAATACCGGATGTAGCTGAGCATGAATTAATGGAAAAGCTTGTTTCTACTTATGGCAAGACCATTCATACCTGGCATACCGATCAGGAACGCACGCTTCCGGTTGGTTCACCCATGATTATGATGGGTTTTACAAAGGATGGCCAGCTCAACCCAAAATTATTGGCGGCTCGTGACAAGCGGTTTAACGTCTCGACAAGTGAAATCAGAAAGAAAAGAGCGAATATCCCTATACCAAAGATAGATCCCCTGGCAAATGCCTGGGAAAAAGGGAAGGTCAGACAATTTACGATTTCAAATAAAACAGATAGTGCAGTGCACAAACATCAGGAGATGCCAAAAACACATTAA
- a CDS encoding helix-turn-helix transcriptional regulator: MQIVPSDGLKVIIRHYLIYYPSTSNAVMRFFSDGSPGIVVPLSYSRLPFLKNQKLQKGEFIAYGLMERPIIIPPLSACGMIVIVLQPYALAFLSGIKSDKLKNCILPLSALLGPGAYFLQMAVQGLHDEDEIIKELEKFFFDLLSTLPPTDELLRESLYHMKQSHGKISIHELLRGLSVSERLLERRFDRFIGISPKKLNGILRINHYLKLLRDPNQTYTQVQAAIEAGFYDQAHLNNSFKEITGTSPLKYLASSDPLAINLFSFRD, translated from the coding sequence ATGCAAATAGTTCCATCAGATGGCCTTAAGGTCATCATAAGACATTATTTAATCTATTACCCTTCAACAAGCAATGCTGTAATGAGATTTTTTTCAGATGGTAGTCCAGGCATCGTTGTACCACTATCATATTCCCGGCTTCCATTTCTTAAAAATCAAAAACTTCAAAAGGGGGAATTCATTGCTTATGGCTTAATGGAACGTCCTATTATTATCCCCCCGCTGTCAGCCTGTGGAATGATAGTCATTGTTCTCCAGCCCTACGCGCTAGCTTTTTTGAGTGGAATAAAGTCTGACAAGCTGAAAAATTGCATTTTACCATTAAGTGCTTTATTGGGTCCGGGTGCTTATTTCCTACAAATGGCAGTACAGGGGTTACACGATGAGGATGAAATCATAAAAGAGCTGGAAAAATTTTTCTTCGATCTCTTATCAACTCTGCCTCCAACCGATGAATTGCTAAGAGAAAGCCTATATCATATGAAGCAGAGCCATGGGAAAATCAGCATCCATGAGCTGTTGCGCGGCTTATCTGTAAGTGAGCGGCTATTGGAACGGAGGTTTGATCGTTTTATAGGCATTTCCCCGAAGAAATTAAACGGGATACTGCGTATAAATCATTATTTAAAACTATTACGAGACCCCAATCAGACCTATACTCAGGTACAGGCGGCAATTGAAGCAGGATTTTACGACCAGGCCCACCTTAACAACAGCTTCAAAGAAATCACGGGTACTTCACCATTAAAATATCTAGCCTCTTCTGATCCATTGGCAATAAATCTTTTTAGCTTCAGAGATTAG
- a CDS encoding nitrilase family protein: MENLKVAAAQFENASGDKVYNLSVIEEMVSKASALGVEVIAFHECSVTGYSFARKLSRGEMLALSEVIPNGPSVTALIEMAKKYKITILAGLFEKDEHENMFKAYVCVDETGLIAKHRKLHPFINSNLLPGTSYTIFEIKGWKCGILICYDNNVIENVRATTLLGAEIIFMPHVTMCTPSPRPGAGFVDAELWKEKDKNAALLRSEFDGDKGRNWLMKWLPARAYDNGIYAIFCNPIGMDDDQLKNGCSMILNPFGEIVAECRTMENEFVVAELCKDELKTSGGFRYKKARRPELYGEILASSHTPDQQVAWLKK, encoded by the coding sequence ATGGAAAATTTAAAAGTAGCTGCCGCCCAATTCGAGAATGCTAGCGGCGACAAGGTTTATAACCTTTCTGTAATCGAAGAAATGGTTAGTAAAGCTTCGGCATTGGGGGTAGAAGTTATTGCCTTTCATGAATGTTCTGTGACGGGCTATTCATTTGCAAGAAAACTTAGCCGTGGCGAAATGCTTGCCTTATCAGAGGTGATACCGAACGGCCCTTCTGTAACCGCTCTGATTGAAATGGCGAAAAAATATAAAATCACAATTCTTGCCGGCCTTTTTGAAAAGGATGAGCATGAAAATATGTTCAAAGCATATGTTTGCGTTGATGAGACCGGACTTATTGCTAAACACCGAAAACTTCATCCTTTCATCAATTCTAACCTATTGCCAGGTACATCATATACAATCTTTGAAATTAAAGGTTGGAAATGTGGCATTTTAATATGTTATGACAATAACGTCATAGAAAATGTCAGGGCAACAACCTTACTGGGTGCAGAAATAATCTTTATGCCCCATGTAACGATGTGTACACCATCTCCCCGCCCTGGAGCAGGATTTGTGGATGCGGAGCTTTGGAAAGAAAAAGACAAAAATGCTGCCCTACTAAGATCAGAATTTGACGGTGATAAAGGACGGAACTGGCTTATGAAATGGCTTCCTGCACGTGCTTACGATAATGGAATTTATGCGATATTTTGCAATCCGATTGGCATGGATGATGACCAGTTAAAAAATGGCTGCTCGATGATCCTAAACCCTTTCGGAGAAATAGTAGCTGAATGCAGAACAATGGAAAATGAGTTTGTCGTCGCTGAGTTGTGTAAAGATGAATTAAAAACATCAGGTGGCTTTCGGTACAAAAAAGCCAGAAGGCCGGAGCTTTACGGAGAAATATTAGCCTCATCACACACCCCCGACCAACAGGTTGCCTGGCTGAAAAAGTAA
- a CDS encoding SDR family NAD(P)-dependent oxidoreductase yields the protein MENKKESSTFRQPIALVTGANKGLGQQIAKELVGHGYIVLLGSRKFDNGKAAADEIGQGAHPIQLDVTNTQSITAAAEHIASEFGRLDLLVNNAAIGQSGRYSTLTEILEASKASVAPLDELRILFETNVLGVLAVTQAMLPLIKLSTSGVILNISSAAGSLTLNSDPNFPYRPYFNVTYPASKTALNAITLALAIELEDTGIKVRAASPSFTATAMNNFQGTDTVEVGARALVLAALDTESPTGSFTGPDGKLPW from the coding sequence ATGGAAAATAAAAAAGAATCGTCAACATTTCGCCAGCCTATTGCATTAGTGACTGGTGCCAATAAAGGACTTGGTCAACAGATCGCTAAAGAATTAGTGGGCCACGGTTACATCGTACTCTTGGGTTCTAGAAAGTTCGACAATGGCAAAGCCGCCGCCGATGAAATAGGGCAAGGTGCACACCCAATTCAACTGGATGTGACTAACACACAAAGCATCACTGCAGCCGCTGAGCACATTGCCTCAGAATTTGGCCGTTTAGATTTATTGGTTAACAATGCAGCAATCGGACAGTCAGGCCGCTATTCTACACTCACCGAGATATTAGAGGCGAGTAAAGCCAGTGTGGCACCTCTGGACGAATTACGTATTCTTTTTGAAACCAACGTACTAGGGGTATTGGCAGTTACTCAGGCTATGCTGCCACTTATCAAACTTTCTACTTCGGGAGTAATTCTGAACATCTCCAGCGCAGCAGGGTCATTGACCTTAAATTCAGATCCTAACTTCCCTTACAGACCTTATTTCAACGTTACTTACCCTGCGTCGAAAACTGCGCTTAATGCCATTACATTAGCGCTTGCGATTGAGCTAGAAGATACCGGCATTAAAGTACGTGCGGCTAGTCCGAGTTTCACTGCTACTGCAATGAACAACTTCCAGGGAACTGACACAGTCGAGGTAGGTGCAAGAGCACTTGTTCTTGCGGCGCTTGATACAGAAAGCCCAACCGGTAGTTTTACAGGACCAGATGGCAAGCTTCCGTGGTAA
- a CDS encoding AraC family transcriptional regulator, translated as MKKEAAKINKLESITDIHRTAGLPGPAHPMITLIDATELLDMCKVPVKYLLSFYKITLVTKMEGKFRYGQGHYDFDEGSMVFAAPNQILGEVETNSNTDGISLFIHPDFLHGHPLAGKIKQFGFFSYAANEALHLSEQEKITIESIFSIIRQELNSRIDDFSHEVIIAQIELLLSYAKRFYKRQFLTRQVISNNLLQQLEELLNQYFEDEKAITYGIPTVQYLADQINYTPNYLSDMLRSQTGLTAQQHIHQRLIERSKDLLSTTNLTINEVAYKLGFEYPQSFSRLFKARTKVSPAQFKSSFN; from the coding sequence ATGAAGAAAGAAGCAGCAAAGATCAATAAACTGGAATCAATTACGGATATTCATCGCACGGCAGGTCTGCCAGGTCCTGCTCACCCTATGATCACCTTGATTGACGCTACAGAATTGCTCGATATGTGCAAAGTTCCGGTAAAATACCTATTAAGTTTCTACAAAATCACTCTAGTTACTAAAATGGAGGGAAAATTCCGATACGGACAGGGTCATTATGATTTCGACGAGGGTAGCATGGTGTTTGCAGCACCCAACCAGATCTTAGGTGAAGTTGAAACTAATTCAAATACTGATGGTATCTCCCTATTTATTCATCCTGATTTTCTCCATGGTCATCCATTAGCAGGAAAGATCAAACAATTCGGATTCTTCTCTTATGCTGCCAATGAGGCATTGCACTTGTCCGAACAAGAAAAAATTACCATTGAATCCATCTTTAGTATTATCCGTCAAGAGCTCAATAGCCGGATCGACGATTTCAGCCACGAGGTGATTATTGCGCAAATTGAATTGCTGTTAAGCTACGCCAAACGATTCTACAAACGCCAGTTCCTGACCAGACAGGTAATAAGCAATAACCTTCTTCAGCAATTGGAAGAATTGTTGAACCAATATTTTGAAGATGAAAAAGCAATTACTTACGGTATACCAACAGTGCAATATCTTGCTGACCAAATCAATTATACACCAAACTATTTAAGTGATATGCTGCGTTCGCAAACCGGTCTCACTGCTCAGCAGCATATTCATCAGAGGTTGATAGAAAGATCAAAAGACCTACTTTCGACAACAAATCTGACGATTAACGAAGTGGCATACAAGTTAGGATTTGAATACCCACAGTCTTTCAGCAGGCTTTTTAAAGCAAGGACGAAAGTGTCTCCTGCTCAATTTAAATCAAGCTTCAATTAA
- a CDS encoding aminotransferase class V-fold PLP-dependent enzyme: MIARGRLDIRFTELFKGALYCIGSACGFKKEAPHFSEGQLPCLSVRTGLHLVLAALNLEPGDEILVADINIPDMFAIIASYHLKVVPLPIDKNTLGISAQQIEATITPKTKLLLITHLFGAIMDTKPLLDIAKLHNLIVVEDCAQAYDGVYEGNFRSDVVMFSFGLIKTNTALSGAILCIRNEQLLAAVTILNDRLPLQKGSRYFKKILIATLINMLTTRWPFTIAYWFCKQFGKDFDAFISGFTRGFPGEDVMKKIKYRPCYANLCMLQHKLNNFNQSHIQKRKILANQLLHGIDSRNIIGDASPRHTHWVIPIVVANPSLLIDKLRDEGFDATSKASSLVKIGFTNLSSKTSNELALQNLVYLPMDMTMRKKEVKQLNQLLLDNLLNR, from the coding sequence ATGATTGCCAGGGGTAGGTTAGATATTCGTTTTACCGAACTTTTTAAGGGAGCATTATATTGTATTGGGAGTGCTTGCGGTTTTAAAAAAGAAGCACCTCATTTCTCTGAAGGGCAATTGCCTTGTCTTTCTGTTCGTACAGGTTTACATCTCGTATTAGCGGCACTAAATCTTGAACCTGGTGACGAAATATTGGTTGCAGATATTAACATCCCGGACATGTTTGCAATCATTGCTAGCTATCATCTAAAAGTTGTACCATTACCTATAGATAAAAATACACTAGGAATATCTGCGCAACAGATAGAGGCAACTATTACACCCAAAACAAAACTGCTGCTCATTACCCATTTATTTGGTGCCATAATGGACACCAAACCATTACTTGACATAGCCAAATTGCACAATCTGATTGTTGTAGAAGACTGTGCCCAAGCTTATGACGGAGTTTACGAAGGTAATTTTAGATCAGATGTGGTAATGTTCAGTTTTGGACTAATTAAGACGAATACAGCTTTAAGCGGAGCGATACTTTGCATTCGAAATGAGCAACTACTTGCTGCGGTAACAATATTAAACGACAGACTGCCGCTGCAAAAAGGTAGTCGCTATTTCAAAAAAATACTCATTGCTACCCTGATTAACATGCTTACCACACGATGGCCATTTACCATAGCTTACTGGTTTTGCAAGCAATTTGGTAAAGACTTTGATGCGTTTATTAGTGGTTTTACAAGAGGTTTTCCCGGTGAAGATGTAATGAAGAAAATCAAATACAGGCCATGTTATGCCAATTTGTGCATGTTGCAGCATAAATTGAATAATTTTAATCAATCTCATATTCAAAAGAGAAAGATACTCGCAAACCAATTATTACATGGAATAGATTCGCGAAATATTATTGGTGATGCAAGCCCAAGGCATACACACTGGGTAATTCCGATAGTGGTGGCTAATCCATCACTGTTAATCGATAAATTAAGAGATGAAGGATTTGATGCCACTTCAAAAGCCTCCAGTTTAGTTAAGATTGGTTTTACCAATTTATCGTCAAAAACCTCAAATGAGCTAGCGCTTCAAAATTTAGTTTATCTGCCAATGGATATGACAATGAGAAAAAAAGAAGTTAAACAGTTGAATCAGTTGTTATTAGATAATCTGTTAAATAGATGA
- a CDS encoding DUF3817 domain-containing protein, which yields MNSSLSIFRKVAVAEGISYLLLLFVAMPLKYFADLPLYVKYTGWAHGLLFVLYAATLIFAWQEQKWKFGKAVLIFLASLLPFAPFIVDRKLKDERALN from the coding sequence ATGAATAGCTCCCTTTCTATTTTTCGTAAAGTAGCCGTGGCAGAAGGAATTTCCTATTTGCTTTTACTATTTGTAGCCATGCCATTAAAATACTTTGCAGATCTTCCGTTATATGTGAAATATACCGGATGGGCACACGGTTTATTATTTGTGCTGTACGCAGCTACTTTAATCTTTGCATGGCAAGAACAAAAATGGAAGTTTGGTAAAGCCGTTTTGATTTTTCTTGCTTCTTTACTTCCTTTCGCGCCTTTTATAGTCGATCGAAAACTAAAAGATGAAAGAGCACTAAACTAA
- the hscB gene encoding Fe-S protein assembly co-chaperone HscB → MSAATTDINYFDFYELPIQFNPDQNTVKAKFYALSKQFHPDFYANESEEKQQEVLDLSTLNNKAYQTLSNAKKRLKYVLELKGIVEADDSYQLPQSFLMEMMDINEALMDLEFEPDAEKLAQVKGDVDAIEKNLADELHDLMSQFDSNPTTSDALLPLIKDNFYRQKYIDRIRESLLR, encoded by the coding sequence ATGAGCGCAGCAACAACAGATATTAATTATTTCGATTTTTACGAGTTACCAATTCAGTTTAATCCAGATCAAAATACGGTAAAAGCAAAATTTTATGCTTTAAGTAAACAGTTTCATCCTGATTTTTATGCCAATGAAAGCGAAGAGAAGCAGCAGGAAGTACTCGATCTGTCAACTTTGAATAACAAGGCTTACCAGACACTAAGTAATGCTAAAAAACGCTTAAAATACGTGCTCGAGTTAAAAGGGATAGTAGAAGCTGATGACAGTTATCAATTGCCTCAATCTTTTTTAATGGAAATGATGGATATTAACGAGGCTTTAATGGATTTGGAATTTGAGCCGGATGCTGAGAAGCTAGCGCAGGTAAAAGGAGATGTTGATGCCATTGAAAAAAACTTAGCTGATGAATTACATGATCTGATGAGCCAGTTCGACAGCAATCCAACTACATCAGATGCATTATTGCCATTAATTAAGGATAATTTTTATCGACAGAAATATATTGACAGGATTAGGGAAAGCTTGTTGAGGTAG
- the rseP gene encoding RIP metalloprotease RseP translates to MNGLIMAGQLLLGLSLLVILHELGHFLAARAFGIKVEKFYLFFDAWGFKLFSFKKGDVEYGVGWLPLGGYVKIAGMIDESMDTEQMAQPAQPWEFRSKPAWQRLIVMLGGIIVNVIVGIFIFWMLTFNVGQNYTVNSKLNDGISVGAIGKEIGLKNGDKILAINGNKLIRFEDAISSKVLFDGAQLTILRENKTLYISVPDIILNKISKNDKENFISPRYTMESVEKVSAPDEKADKPSFFDKLFGRKFEKPVYPAYAAGIKPGDSILSVNGKQITFFDQFKEEVSKNKLKPITINALRKGKAVTFHLKVSKDGTIGIIPNLKMPETAHVDFGFIESLPVGATMAWSTFVDNAKGIGKMITGKLSARNISSPIGIAKVYGSTFDWVKFWTLTGLISMALAFMNLLPIPGLDGGHVVFLLIEMVQRKPVSEKVLEKAQIVGFVILICLMVFAFGNDILKSFGK, encoded by the coding sequence ATGAATGGATTGATTATGGCGGGGCAGCTGCTGCTCGGATTGTCTTTATTGGTAATATTACACGAATTAGGGCATTTCCTGGCAGCCAGGGCATTTGGTATTAAAGTAGAAAAGTTTTATTTATTTTTTGATGCATGGGGTTTCAAGCTTTTTAGTTTCAAAAAAGGTGATGTTGAATATGGAGTGGGGTGGTTGCCACTTGGCGGTTATGTAAAAATTGCCGGAATGATTGATGAGAGTATGGATACGGAGCAAATGGCTCAACCAGCACAACCCTGGGAATTTCGTTCTAAACCAGCCTGGCAACGTTTAATTGTAATGCTTGGCGGGATTATCGTAAACGTAATTGTAGGTATTTTTATCTTCTGGATGTTAACCTTCAACGTCGGACAAAATTATACCGTTAACAGCAAACTGAACGATGGTATTTCTGTAGGCGCAATTGGAAAAGAAATCGGTTTAAAAAACGGAGATAAGATTTTGGCCATCAACGGCAACAAGTTAATCCGTTTTGAAGATGCGATATCGAGCAAAGTATTGTTTGATGGAGCCCAGTTGACCATTTTAAGGGAGAATAAAACACTTTACATTTCTGTTCCGGATATCATTTTAAATAAAATATCGAAAAACGATAAAGAGAATTTTATCTCGCCCAGGTATACGATGGAAAGCGTAGAAAAGGTAAGTGCACCTGATGAAAAAGCAGATAAACCATCCTTTTTTGATAAACTGTTTGGCAGAAAGTTCGAGAAACCAGTATATCCAGCTTATGCTGCAGGGATTAAACCGGGCGATAGTATTTTATCGGTTAATGGAAAGCAGATTACTTTCTTCGATCAGTTTAAAGAAGAGGTTTCTAAAAACAAATTAAAACCAATTACCATTAATGCCCTACGTAAAGGCAAAGCAGTAACATTCCATCTTAAAGTGAGCAAAGATGGAACAATTGGAATTATCCCTAATTTAAAAATGCCTGAAACTGCACATGTAGATTTTGGCTTTATAGAATCGTTACCGGTTGGTGCAACCATGGCATGGAGCACTTTTGTAGATAATGCAAAAGGTATTGGTAAAATGATAACCGGAAAGTTAAGTGCACGTAATATCAGCAGTCCGATTGGAATTGCTAAGGTTTATGGCAGCACTTTCGATTGGGTTAAATTCTGGACTTTAACAGGATTAATTTCGATGGCATTAGCCTTTATGAATTTATTGCCTATTCCAGGCTTAGATGGAGGCCACGTCGTGTTTCTTTTGATTGAAATGGTACAACGTAAGCCAGTAAGTGAAAAAGTACTGGAGAAAGCGCAGATTGTGGGTTTTGTAATCTTGATCTGTTTAATGGTGTTTGCTTTTGGTAATGATATTCTAAAATCCTTCGGTAAGTAA
- a CDS encoding 1-deoxy-D-xylulose-5-phosphate reductoisomerase, whose translation MNNIAIQQSVKRITILGSTGSVGTQALEVVRDHPTTFKVVVLSALKNSELLIQQAKEFKPAIVVICDESKYSEVKNALSGLDIKVLAGEPALSEVAAYEDSDVVLTALMGSVGLKPTIAAIKAGKNIALANKETLVVAGELITQLATEHQVKILPVDSEHSAIFQCLVGEEQNEIEKIYLTASGGPFLGKTKDFLSTVKKEQALKHPNWVMGAKITIDSASLMNKGLEVIEAKWLFNLDVDQIDVIVHPQSIIHSIVQFTDGSMKAQMGVPDMKLPIQYALNYPDRLKNNFKRFNFLDYPGFSFQKADLGTFRNLDLAFTSLRKGGNMPCILNAANEIVVEAFLKDKIGFLQMSEVIEKCMEEISFVEKPQLSDYLETDKHSRILAGELVTKSIV comes from the coding sequence TTGAACAATATAGCAATACAGCAATCTGTAAAACGAATAACCATATTAGGTTCTACCGGAAGTGTAGGTACACAAGCACTAGAAGTGGTAAGGGATCATCCCACAACATTTAAAGTTGTTGTATTATCTGCATTAAAGAATTCGGAATTATTGATTCAACAAGCAAAGGAATTTAAACCTGCTATTGTTGTAATCTGTGATGAGAGCAAGTACAGTGAGGTGAAAAATGCTTTGTCTGGATTAGATATTAAGGTATTGGCTGGTGAGCCTGCTTTATCAGAAGTAGCTGCTTATGAGGATAGTGATGTAGTGCTAACAGCTTTAATGGGCTCAGTGGGGTTAAAGCCTACTATTGCAGCTATTAAGGCTGGGAAAAACATTGCTTTAGCCAATAAAGAAACTCTGGTGGTTGCAGGCGAACTGATTACACAACTGGCGACCGAACACCAGGTGAAAATTTTACCGGTTGATTCAGAGCATTCAGCAATATTTCAATGTTTGGTTGGTGAGGAGCAAAATGAAATCGAGAAGATTTATTTAACAGCATCTGGCGGACCATTCTTAGGCAAAACTAAAGATTTTTTATCCACAGTAAAAAAAGAGCAGGCTTTAAAGCATCCTAACTGGGTAATGGGCGCAAAAATCACTATTGATTCTGCATCCCTAATGAATAAAGGTTTGGAGGTAATTGAGGCAAAATGGTTGTTTAACCTGGATGTAGATCAGATTGATGTAATTGTTCATCCTCAATCTATCATACATTCAATTGTTCAGTTTACCGATGGATCAATGAAGGCACAGATGGGTGTTCCGGATATGAAACTGCCTATTCAGTACGCTTTAAATTATCCCGATAGGCTAAAAAACAATTTTAAACGTTTTAACTTCTTAGATTATCCAGGCTTTAGCTTTCAAAAGGCAGATTTGGGAACATTCAGAAATTTAGACCTGGCATTTACTTCTCTACGAAAAGGGGGAAATATGCCTTGTATTTTAAATGCTGCAAATGAAATTGTTGTGGAGGCGTTTTTGAAGGATAAAATTGGTTTCCTGCAGATGAGCGAAGTTATCGAAAAGTGTATGGAAGAAATCAGTTTTGTTGAAAAACCACAATTGAGTGATTATTTAGAAACTGACAAACATAGCCGTATCTTAGCCGGCGAATTAGTAACAAAAAGTATAGTTTAA
- a CDS encoding four helix bundle protein, with translation MEKNYLQLNQITAYTKSFHLSNVVWDLVTNWDNFAKYTIGQQFVDAVDSISANIAEGFGRYHKKDKVKFYYYSFGSVKECLDWNEKAKVRKLINEDTYSKIFATLETLPKEIHQLIKFTNEKLKI, from the coding sequence ATGGAAAAGAATTATTTACAGTTAAATCAGATAACAGCATATACAAAATCGTTTCATCTTAGCAATGTGGTGTGGGATTTGGTTACTAATTGGGATAATTTTGCAAAGTATACTATTGGACAACAGTTTGTTGATGCTGTTGATTCCATTTCAGCTAATATTGCTGAAGGTTTTGGCCGATATCATAAAAAAGATAAGGTCAAGTTTTATTATTATAGCTTTGGTTCAGTTAAGGAATGCTTAGACTGGAACGAAAAAGCAAAGGTTAGAAAGTTAATCAATGAAGATACTTATTCAAAGATTTTTGCAACTTTGGAAACTTTGCCAAAAGAAATTCATCAACTGATAAAATTTACAAACGAAAAATTGAAGATTTAA